One window of Hypanus sabinus isolate sHypSab1 chromosome 10, sHypSab1.hap1, whole genome shotgun sequence genomic DNA carries:
- the LOC132400342 gene encoding ubiquitin-ribosomal protein eS31 fusion protein-like: MQIFVKTLMGKTKTPEVEPSDTIENVNDTIQDKEGIPPDQLISLGNKQRMAVLFDNIQKESTLHRVFRRHGGTKKRKKRPYTIPKKNQNKRKQVILTVLKYYKVDEYGKIYHLCHKCPSEECGAGVFIASHFNRQYCGKCYLTFCCNKAKDA; encoded by the coding sequence ATGCAGATCTTTGTAAAAACGCTAATGGGGAAAACGAAAACCCCTGAGGTTGAACCCTCAGATACAATTGAAAATGTTAATGATACGATTCAGGACAAGGAAGGTATTCCTCCTGATCAACTGATCTCACTGGGGAACAAACAGAGGATGGCTGTACTCTTTGATAATATCCAGAAGGAATCAACTCTACACCGTGTGTTCAGGCGGCATGGTGGcacaaagaagaggaagaagaggccATACACCATCCCAAAGAAGAACCAGAATAAGAGGAAGCAGGTCATACTTACTGTCCTTAAATACTACAAGGTTGATGAATATGGGAAAATCTACCATCTATGCCATAAATGCCCATCAGAGGAATGTGGTGCTGGTGTGTTCATTGCCAGCCACTTCAACAGACAATATTGTGGAAAGTGCTATTTAACATTTTGCTGTAACAAGGCTAAAGATGCATAA